The following proteins come from a genomic window of Candidatus Binataceae bacterium:
- a CDS encoding CoA ester lyase, translated as MFILDNGNRFVIPRTEMTYPGHSMKLHQTAADPIKAPVDHVMADFEDACPYEFKGPKSHKVMVEALNTLNFGRKVVTVRPNNIHSPFFKGDMEAIMLGAPNRFHGIILPKTRGPEEIREVSRMLDDLEKRSGWKYKVQIESLIETPHALIKAYDIATASDRMCGLVFGIADFAANLGVREIVEGQNQNFHYAKQSMVVAAKAAGLHAIDNVYLRLWRKDDSPERIAELQRGLREKNIGAANLGMDGTWVIHPQQAEIANACYTPSADQVEEARRVVRLYHEKGGGSMADPKTGEMIDEATIKIALMDLAKGAQAGMVSERELKDWSEKSRAITGYDILELMRRVA; from the coding sequence ATGTTCATTCTCGACAATGGCAACCGCTTCGTCATCCCACGCACCGAGATGACCTATCCCGGCCACAGCATGAAGCTCCATCAAACCGCCGCCGACCCGATCAAAGCCCCGGTGGACCATGTGATGGCGGACTTCGAGGACGCTTGCCCCTACGAGTTCAAAGGGCCCAAGAGCCACAAGGTGATGGTCGAGGCGCTCAACACGCTGAACTTCGGGCGCAAGGTAGTCACCGTGCGGCCTAACAACATCCACTCGCCCTTCTTCAAGGGCGACATGGAAGCGATCATGCTCGGCGCGCCCAACCGCTTCCACGGGATCATCCTGCCCAAGACGCGCGGCCCGGAGGAGATCCGCGAGGTGTCGCGGATGCTCGACGACCTGGAGAAGCGCAGCGGATGGAAGTACAAGGTCCAGATAGAGTCGCTGATCGAGACGCCGCACGCACTGATCAAAGCCTACGATATCGCCACCGCCTCAGACCGGATGTGCGGCCTGGTCTTCGGGATCGCCGACTTCGCCGCCAACCTCGGCGTGCGCGAGATCGTCGAGGGTCAGAATCAGAACTTCCATTACGCCAAGCAGTCGATGGTGGTCGCGGCCAAGGCGGCCGGCCTGCACGCGATCGATAACGTCTATCTGCGGCTGTGGCGTAAGGACGATTCGCCCGAGCGGATAGCCGAGTTGCAGCGCGGCCTGCGCGAAAAGAACATCGGCGCCGCCAATCTCGGCATGGACGGCACTTGGGTCATCCATCCGCAGCAAGCCGAGATAGCCAACGCCTGCTACACCCCGAGCGCCGACCAAGTCGAGGAGGCCCGCCGGGTGGTCCGCCTGTACCACGAAAAGGGCGGCGGCTCGATGGCCGACCCCAAGACCGGCGAGATGATCGACGAGGCGACGATCAAGATCGCGCTGATGGATCTCGCCAAGGGAGCGCAGGCCGGGATGGTGAGCGAGCGCGAGCTCAAGGACTGGTCGGAGAAGAGCCGCGCGATCACAGGCTACGACATCCTGGAGTTGATGCGCCGCGTGGCCTAG
- a CDS encoding zinc-binding dehydrogenase, with the protein MKAIAFERNGGVEVLRYQDVAEPKAGPNEVVIKVKASACNFNDIWARRGLPGMKIILPHISGSDAAGEVVDRGSEVKDIAIGDEVVVHCGIACRHCYYCTRGEEFFCHDFKIWGFQTGPLDGAHGEYCKVPAVNVLAKPRNLSFEEAASMPLVLVTVWRMLVTRARMRAGDFVLIWGATGGLGVMAIQIAKLFNARPIAVASSDEKLELARKLGAEFTLNRKRDDIFQEVRRITDGRRADIVFEHTGADTWPLSMQCLKWGGTIVTCGATSGFDAHMDIRLLWNKQQNYLGSHLGNKGELIEAMRFVERGLIKPVIDRVMPLRELGKAQELMENNIVAGKIVMLPEA; encoded by the coding sequence ATGAAGGCGATTGCATTCGAGCGCAATGGAGGCGTGGAGGTCCTTCGATATCAGGACGTTGCTGAACCCAAAGCCGGCCCCAATGAGGTCGTGATCAAGGTCAAGGCTTCGGCGTGCAATTTCAATGACATTTGGGCCCGCCGCGGCCTGCCCGGGATGAAAATCATCCTTCCGCACATCTCGGGCTCCGACGCCGCCGGCGAAGTGGTTGACCGCGGCAGCGAGGTCAAAGACATCGCAATCGGCGACGAGGTCGTGGTCCATTGCGGCATCGCCTGCCGCCATTGCTACTATTGCACCCGCGGCGAGGAATTCTTCTGCCACGACTTCAAGATCTGGGGCTTCCAGACCGGGCCGCTCGACGGCGCCCACGGCGAGTACTGCAAGGTGCCGGCGGTCAACGTGCTGGCCAAGCCGCGCAACCTGAGCTTCGAGGAGGCGGCCTCGATGCCGCTGGTGCTGGTGACGGTGTGGCGGATGCTGGTGACGCGCGCGCGCATGCGGGCCGGCGATTTCGTCCTGATCTGGGGCGCCACCGGCGGGCTGGGCGTGATGGCGATCCAGATCGCCAAGCTTTTCAACGCGCGGCCGATCGCGGTCGCCTCCAGCGACGAGAAGCTCGAGCTGGCGCGCAAGCTGGGCGCTGAGTTCACGCTCAACCGCAAGCGCGACGACATCTTCCAAGAGGTCCGGCGAATAACCGACGGCAGGCGCGCCGACATCGTCTTCGAGCATACTGGTGCCGACACCTGGCCGCTTTCGATGCAGTGTCTGAAGTGGGGCGGGACGATTGTGACCTGCGGCGCCACTTCCGGCTTTGACGCCCACATGGACATCCGTCTGCTATGGAATAAGCAGCAGAACTATCTCGGCTCCCATCTTGGGAATAAGGGCGAGCTGATCGAGGCGATGCGGTTTGTCGAGCGCGGGCTTATCAAGCCCGTCATCGACCGCGTGATGCCGCTTAGGGAGCTGGGCAAAGCGCAGGAGCTGATGGAGAACAATATCGTGGCGGGCAAAATCGTGATGCTGCCCGAGGCGTAG
- a CDS encoding FAD-linked oxidase C-terminal domain-containing protein produces MAHPTRAFWNQLRASVDGEVRFDNATLALYATDASVYRQVPLSVVLPRHEGDVIRTLGLARENSLPLLARGGGTALAGQSCNAALILDFSKYMNAIRHIDAGSRVATVEPGVVQAQLNAALARHGLFFAPDPATKNRCTIGGMVGNNSCGAHSAAYGKTVDNVEALDVVLYDGTRLHLGAADEGDVARASAGGGREGELRTSMRALVERHAEEIRRRYPKIPRRVSGYNLDELLPERGHNLARAIVGSEGTLAVTLAATLKLVPRPRSLALVVLGFDDVYLAADQVPWILEHRPQALEGFDHRLPDFARSKGLDAARFLPDGRAFLIVELGADGDDEARAAAERLVADARRVRACAGVAPLYDGGAQRAVWGLRESGLGAGALIPGHPRTWPGAEDTAVPPARLGDYLRRFVRLLDGHGLAAATYYGHFGEGCVHCRVNFDFTTPKGVQTFRATMLEIGDLVAEFGGSMSGEHGDGLARSELLPKMFGPRLIEAFADFKRAFDPDFRMNPGVIVNPHPLDSHLRVTPGYRPAPVETHFDFIAEGGLAGAALKCVGIGKCRKTDAGTMCPSYMATREEMHSTRGRAHLLWEALSGGRLLEGRAGDRAIKEALELCLSCKGCKSECPAAVDIAAYKAEFFARYYARNRRPLAVRFFARIHEVARAGAAIPALANALGHAPALGEIVRALLKIHPERELPRFAAQSFRSWFAARGRRDGSAAPEVVLFADTFNNFFEPDVAIAAVEVLERAGFTVVVPPRDLCCGRPLYDAGMFARARWRLEQVMKTLAPYVERGAAVVGLEPSCILTFRDELPSLFPADARAAALAKRAMLLDEFLVREAPSYVPPALARRALVHGHCHQKSLAGMRSEMAILGRVGGLGAQELDAGCCGMAGAFGYGAERFELSRVIGERVLLPAVRASAPDTLVVADGFACRQQIRHLCPGRQPLHLAQLLNLKA; encoded by the coding sequence GTGGCCCACCCAACCCGCGCATTCTGGAACCAGCTCCGCGCCTCAGTCGATGGCGAGGTTCGCTTCGACAACGCCACACTTGCGCTCTACGCCACCGACGCTTCGGTTTATCGCCAGGTCCCGCTGAGCGTCGTGCTCCCGCGCCACGAGGGCGACGTGATCCGCACGCTCGGGCTCGCGCGCGAAAATTCGCTCCCGCTGCTCGCCCGCGGGGGCGGCACCGCGCTCGCAGGCCAGAGCTGCAACGCGGCGCTCATCCTCGACTTCTCCAAGTACATGAACGCAATCCGGCATATCGACGCCGGTTCGCGAGTCGCCACGGTCGAGCCGGGCGTCGTCCAGGCGCAACTCAACGCTGCGCTTGCCCGGCACGGGCTGTTTTTTGCGCCCGACCCCGCGACGAAGAACCGATGCACTATCGGCGGGATGGTAGGCAACAACTCGTGCGGCGCGCATTCCGCCGCCTATGGCAAGACGGTGGACAACGTAGAGGCGCTCGATGTTGTGCTGTACGACGGCACACGGCTCCATCTGGGTGCTGCGGACGAGGGCGACGTCGCGCGCGCGTCGGCGGGCGGCGGTCGCGAGGGCGAGTTGCGAACCTCGATGCGCGCGCTGGTCGAACGTCACGCCGAGGAGATTCGCCGCCGCTATCCGAAAATTCCGCGTCGCGTCTCCGGCTACAACCTCGATGAGCTGCTGCCCGAGCGCGGCCACAATCTGGCGCGCGCGATCGTCGGCTCGGAAGGGACGCTGGCGGTAACGCTCGCCGCGACGCTCAAGCTGGTCCCGCGCCCGCGCAGCCTCGCGCTGGTGGTGCTCGGCTTTGACGATGTCTATCTCGCAGCGGACCAGGTGCCGTGGATCCTGGAGCATCGCCCGCAGGCATTGGAGGGTTTTGACCATCGTCTGCCAGACTTCGCGCGCAGCAAGGGGCTCGACGCCGCGCGGTTTCTACCCGACGGGCGTGCATTCCTGATCGTCGAGCTTGGCGCCGATGGAGACGACGAGGCGCGCGCCGCCGCCGAGCGACTGGTGGCCGACGCGCGGCGCGTGCGCGCCTGCGCGGGCGTCGCGCCCCTCTACGACGGCGGCGCGCAGCGTGCCGTATGGGGCCTGCGCGAGTCCGGGCTCGGCGCCGGCGCCCTCATTCCCGGCCATCCGCGGACCTGGCCGGGCGCCGAGGACACCGCGGTGCCGCCGGCGCGCCTCGGCGATTACCTGCGCCGCTTCGTGCGCCTGCTCGACGGCCACGGGCTCGCCGCCGCGACTTACTACGGCCATTTTGGCGAGGGATGCGTCCATTGCCGGGTCAATTTCGATTTCACCACGCCTAAGGGCGTCCAGACCTTCCGCGCCACGATGCTTGAGATCGGCGATTTGGTCGCCGAGTTCGGCGGCTCGATGTCGGGCGAGCACGGCGACGGCCTTGCGCGCTCCGAGTTGCTGCCAAAGATGTTCGGGCCGCGCCTGATCGAGGCGTTCGCCGACTTCAAGCGCGCCTTCGATCCCGACTTCCGGATGAACCCGGGCGTGATTGTGAATCCGCATCCGCTGGATTCTCATCTGCGCGTGACTCCGGGCTACCGTCCGGCGCCGGTGGAGACCCATTTCGACTTCATCGCCGAGGGTGGTCTGGCGGGGGCCGCGCTCAAGTGTGTCGGGATCGGTAAATGCCGCAAGACCGACGCCGGCACGATGTGCCCGTCGTACATGGCGACGCGCGAGGAGATGCACTCGACGCGCGGGCGGGCCCATCTGCTGTGGGAGGCGCTGAGCGGCGGCAGGCTGCTTGAAGGCAGGGCGGGGGACAGGGCGATTAAAGAAGCGCTTGAACTTTGCCTCTCGTGTAAAGGGTGCAAGAGCGAATGCCCGGCGGCGGTCGATATTGCCGCCTACAAGGCCGAATTCTTCGCCCGCTACTACGCCCGCAACCGTCGCCCGCTCGCTGTGCGATTCTTCGCGCGTATCCACGAGGTCGCCCGCGCCGGCGCTGCCATCCCCGCGCTGGCTAACGCGCTTGGGCATGCGCCGGCGCTCGGCGAGATCGTGCGGGCGCTGCTAAAAATTCATCCCGAGCGTGAACTTCCGCGCTTCGCGGCGCAGAGCTTTCGTTCATGGTTCGCGGCGCGCGGGCGACGCGACGGATCGGCTGCGCCCGAGGTCGTACTGTTCGCCGACACCTTCAACAACTTCTTCGAACCCGACGTAGCTATCGCGGCCGTGGAGGTCCTCGAGCGCGCCGGCTTCACCGTGGTCGTGCCGCCGCGCGATTTGTGCTGCGGGCGCCCGCTGTACGACGCTGGGATGTTCGCGCGGGCGCGCTGGCGGCTCGAGCAGGTGATGAAGACGCTCGCGCCTTACGTCGAGCGCGGCGCGGCGGTGGTCGGGCTCGAACCGAGCTGCATCCTCACCTTCCGCGACGAGTTGCCGAGCCTTTTCCCGGCCGACGCGCGCGCCGCGGCGCTGGCCAAGCGCGCGATGCTGCTCGATGAGTTCCTCGTGCGCGAGGCGCCCAGTTATGTCCCGCCCGCGCTCGCCCGCCGTGCGCTCGTTCACGGCCATTGCCATCAGAAGTCTCTTGCCGGCATGCGGTCCGAGATGGCCATCCTCGGCCGCGTCGGGGGGCTGGGTGCGCAGGAGCTCGACGCCGGATGTTGCGGGATGGCGGGCGCGTTCGGCTACGGCGCCGAGCGCTTCGAGCTCTCGCGCGTGATCGGCGAGCGCGTGCTGCTGCCGGCGGTGCGCGCGAGCGCGCCCGATACGCTGGTGGTCGCCGACGGCTTCGCCTGCCGCCAGCAGATCCGCCATCTCTGCCCCGGCCGCCAGCCGCTCCATCTGGCGCAACTGCTCAACCTCAAGGCCTGA
- a CDS encoding DsbA family protein translates to MNEPREVKMYSDYKSPYAYLAFDPAFALEQRFWVRVRWIPFQLRIKDRGQRSVYSDYKAKYSYLDARRWAKPRGIIIRAPQKVYDSTPALVGGLFAESKGRLLDYSRRVYELFFRRALEIDQPEVVAAMIADLKMSADEYRAYLGGEGMRALERAQAEAAEDHIFGVPIFLFGGEPFWGHDRLPLLEQRLREAGLAR, encoded by the coding sequence GTGAACGAACCCAGAGAAGTGAAGATGTACTCGGACTACAAGAGTCCGTACGCCTATCTCGCCTTCGACCCGGCCTTCGCCCTCGAGCAACGCTTTTGGGTGCGTGTCCGATGGATTCCGTTCCAGCTCCGGATCAAAGACCGCGGCCAGCGCAGCGTCTATTCCGACTACAAGGCCAAGTACTCTTACCTCGACGCGCGGCGGTGGGCGAAACCGCGCGGGATCATCATCCGCGCGCCGCAGAAGGTTTACGACTCGACGCCGGCGCTGGTCGGCGGACTGTTCGCCGAATCCAAGGGCCGCCTGCTCGACTACAGCCGCAGGGTCTATGAGCTGTTCTTCCGGCGCGCGCTTGAGATCGACCAGCCCGAGGTGGTGGCGGCGATGATCGCGGATCTCAAGATGTCCGCTGACGAGTATCGCGCGTACCTGGGCGGCGAGGGGATGCGCGCGCTCGAACGCGCCCAGGCCGAGGCCGCCGAGGATCACATCTTCGGCGTGCCGATTTTCCTCTTCGGCGGCGAGCCGTTCTGGGGTCACGACCGCCTGCCGCTGCTGGAGCAGCGCCTGCGCGAGGCCGGCCTCGCGCGCTAG
- a CDS encoding LLM class flavin-dependent oxidoreductase, with protein sequence MKFGIMFDTHIDKWDLIRYAEELGYDNAWVPDSQMIWSDCYATMALAAFNTKRIRIGTGVAIPGTRIAPVTAHSIATINQLAPGRVFLGIGTGHTAMRVMGQDPMPPREFREYLRVVRGLLAGEEVDYTYAGKTRQIKFLHLDRHFINISNPIPIYVAANGPQALRATGAYGDGWITVSGNPEDFRYSMEAVRAGAQEVGRTIGPDFHTACLTTACVLRPGEKLSDERVVNETGSQVTCTLHFAWEIWKQRGKKDELIPPFFANVWDDYVRRVENFSLPETARFRQIHEGHCTFLQPEERRFVTPEAIAGVCVVGTPEEIIERLRAMERAGVKEVALLPPADYQRKVFRDVAEMVMPAFR encoded by the coding sequence ATGAAATTCGGAATCATGTTCGACACCCACATCGACAAGTGGGATCTCATCCGCTATGCCGAGGAGCTCGGCTACGACAACGCCTGGGTGCCCGACTCGCAGATGATCTGGTCGGATTGTTATGCGACGATGGCGCTGGCGGCGTTCAACACCAAACGCATCCGCATCGGCACCGGCGTCGCGATCCCGGGCACGCGGATCGCGCCGGTCACCGCCCATTCGATCGCGACCATCAACCAGCTCGCGCCCGGCCGCGTTTTCCTCGGCATCGGCACCGGCCATACCGCGATGCGCGTGATGGGACAGGACCCGATGCCGCCACGCGAGTTCCGCGAATACCTGCGCGTGGTGCGCGGGCTGCTCGCCGGCGAGGAGGTTGATTACACCTACGCCGGCAAGACCCGCCAGATAAAGTTCCTCCATCTCGACCGCCACTTCATCAACATCTCCAACCCCATCCCGATCTACGTCGCCGCCAATGGACCGCAGGCGCTGCGTGCGACCGGCGCCTACGGCGACGGCTGGATCACGGTCAGCGGCAACCCCGAGGATTTCCGCTACTCGATGGAGGCGGTCAGGGCGGGGGCGCAGGAAGTCGGCCGCACGATCGGCCCGGATTTTCACACCGCATGCCTGACCACCGCGTGCGTCCTGCGGCCGGGCGAGAAGCTCAGCGATGAGCGCGTGGTCAACGAGACCGGCTCGCAGGTTACCTGCACGCTCCATTTCGCATGGGAGATCTGGAAGCAGCGCGGCAAGAAGGACGAACTGATCCCGCCATTCTTCGCCAACGTGTGGGACGACTACGTAAGGCGCGTCGAGAACTTTAGCCTGCCCGAGACCGCGCGCTTTCGCCAGATCCACGAGGGCCACTGCACGTTTCTTCAGCCCGAGGAGCGCCGCTTTGTCACGCCCGAGGCGATCGCCGGGGTATGCGTGGTCGGCACACCGGAGGAGATTATCGAGCGGTTGCGCGCGATGGAGAGGGCGGGAGTGAAGGAAGTCGCGCTGCTGCCGCCGGCCGACTACCAGCGCAAGGTCTTCCGCGACGTCGCCGAGATGGTGATGCCGGCCTTCAGGTAG
- a CDS encoding sigma-54 dependent transcriptional regulator: MRLLIVDDERNIRSSLAAFFEVLGHEVHTAASGREASTLAEENGFDLVLTDYRMAEINGLELLADFKRRRPETVVILMTAYATVENAVAAMKAGAYDYVTKPFSLDQIQPIVERALQMQRLQAENRALRNAIDEAPMLESRSPAMVRLLEIARQAAASDATILLAGESGTGKNVLARQIHQWSPRHERPFVVVNCTTLSEELLESELFGHVRGAFTGAIKDKPGRLEAADGGTVFLDEIADLSGALQTKFLRFVQEQSFERVGGDRTIRVDIRIIAASNRDLDAEVAARRFREDLFYRLNVISLAVPPLRERREDILPLAEWLLAAASVRNRRPPICLAPEAAAAIQAYRWPGNVRELRNALERAAVLSRSEAITLNDLPDSLFRERTAETAEIGQTASLDEVERKHIARVLAQSATLEEAAATLGINVTTLWRRRKRYGIE; this comes from the coding sequence GTGCGGCTGCTTATAGTCGACGACGAGCGCAATATCCGCTCGAGCCTGGCGGCCTTCTTTGAAGTGCTCGGCCACGAGGTGCACACCGCCGCCAGCGGGCGCGAGGCGAGCACGTTGGCCGAGGAAAACGGCTTTGACCTCGTGCTGACCGACTACCGGATGGCGGAGATCAACGGGCTCGAGCTGCTCGCCGACTTCAAGCGCCGCCGCCCGGAAACCGTCGTCATTCTGATGACCGCCTACGCGACGGTGGAGAACGCGGTGGCCGCGATGAAGGCGGGCGCGTACGACTATGTCACCAAGCCATTCTCGCTCGATCAGATCCAGCCCATCGTCGAACGCGCGCTCCAGATGCAGCGCCTCCAAGCCGAGAACCGCGCGCTGCGCAACGCGATCGACGAGGCGCCGATGCTCGAGTCGCGCAGCCCGGCGATGGTGCGGCTGCTCGAGATAGCGCGTCAGGCCGCCGCCAGCGACGCCACCATCTTGCTCGCCGGCGAGAGCGGCACCGGCAAGAACGTGCTCGCCCGCCAAATCCATCAATGGAGCCCGCGCCACGAGCGCCCCTTCGTCGTGGTCAATTGCACGACGCTTTCCGAGGAGCTGCTCGAGAGCGAGCTGTTCGGCCACGTGCGCGGCGCGTTTACCGGCGCGATCAAGGACAAACCCGGACGGCTGGAAGCGGCCGACGGCGGCACCGTGTTCCTCGACGAGATCGCCGATCTCTCGGGCGCGCTCCAGACCAAGTTTCTGCGCTTCGTGCAGGAACAGAGCTTCGAGCGGGTCGGCGGCGACCGCACCATCCGCGTTGACATTCGGATTATCGCCGCCTCCAACCGCGACCTTGACGCCGAGGTCGCCGCGCGCCGCTTCCGCGAGGATCTGTTCTACCGCCTCAACGTGATCTCGCTGGCAGTACCGCCGCTGCGCGAGCGCCGCGAGGATATCCTGCCGCTGGCCGAATGGCTGCTTGCGGCGGCAAGCGTGCGCAACCGCCGTCCGCCGATATGCCTGGCGCCGGAAGCGGCGGCGGCGATTCAGGCTTACCGATGGCCGGGCAACGTGCGCGAGTTGCGCAACGCGCTCGAGCGCGCCGCCGTGCTGAGCCGCAGCGAAGCGATTACACTCAACGACCTGCCCGATTCGCTCTTCCGCGAGCGGACTGCGGAGACTGCCGAGATTGGCCAAACGGCAAGCCTCGACGAAGTCGAGCGAAAGCACATCGCGCGCGTCCTCGCGCAGAGCGCGACGCTCGAGGAAGCCGCGGCCACGCTCGGCATCAACGTCACCACGCTCTGGCGCCGGCGCAAACGCTATGGCATCGAGTAA
- a CDS encoding ATP-binding protein, translated as MSALPSLRSRIRNATLLMLALVMGVGIYALPRVYRLGGAIRETLYRNYVSIEAAQHMHAALRVLQLAERDGRAAEELARQRQTFMHWMEVENHDYTEIGEPQLAHDIEQRARRLFGEIASAPPGPRHDRQFEELHARLNDLIAMNQAAMFRANSRATRLGTRLSYEFAICLAVLLLAGAAVSWGFGWALARPLTELAERLRGVSQRRTQVRLGPQPLAELDAVAREFNQMAEQLEQYEKLNVERLLFEKRKTEAIIESLEDGVVLIDPEGVVTHINEIASLILDIAPREALGSPFDDLSSNSPHYLRVRDALRGLRRAAPEVPRTEVQLHVRGRDHSYVLKPIALRRDDTDGVFGTLLILQDVTYLRDQDRARSNLIETLSHELRTPLTSLTLSAQLLQRDEVSLEPRQRELLRTILEECARMKQLTDNLLGLARGELGSISLARKRLDLARITDEVIGRFALQLEDKHVRLDKHVEAVPQVTGDPVKLSWLVSNLIGNALRYTPAGGRIEVATSSADDTVRLEVADSGPGIAPELRDYIFERFAQYGADGEKKGSAGLGLAIVKDIVMAHSGRIFVTGNTPHGSRFVVQLPATREA; from the coding sequence ATGAGCGCGCTGCCCTCCCTGCGCTCGCGCATCCGCAATGCCACGCTGCTGATGCTAGCGCTGGTGATGGGCGTCGGAATCTACGCGCTGCCCCGCGTCTACCGCCTCGGCGGCGCGATCCGCGAAACCCTGTACCGCAACTACGTCAGCATCGAAGCGGCCCAGCACATGCACGCCGCGCTGCGCGTGCTCCAGCTCGCCGAGCGCGACGGCCGCGCAGCCGAAGAGCTGGCGCGCCAGCGCCAGACCTTCATGCACTGGATGGAGGTCGAGAACCACGACTACACGGAGATCGGCGAGCCCCAGCTCGCGCATGATATCGAGCAGCGCGCGCGGCGGCTGTTCGGCGAGATTGCAAGCGCGCCGCCGGGGCCGCGGCACGATCGGCAGTTCGAGGAGCTGCACGCGCGCCTAAACGACCTCATCGCGATGAACCAGGCGGCGATGTTCCGCGCCAACAGCCGCGCGACCCGCCTCGGCACTCGGCTGAGCTACGAGTTCGCAATCTGCCTGGCGGTGCTGTTGCTCGCAGGCGCGGCGGTGTCGTGGGGCTTCGGATGGGCTTTGGCGCGGCCGCTGACCGAGCTCGCCGAGCGCCTGCGCGGAGTAAGCCAGCGGCGTACGCAGGTGCGCCTGGGGCCGCAGCCGCTGGCCGAGCTCGACGCGGTGGCGCGCGAATTCAACCAGATGGCCGAGCAGCTCGAGCAGTACGAGAAGCTCAATGTCGAGCGCCTGCTCTTCGAAAAGCGCAAGACCGAAGCGATTATCGAGAGCCTCGAGGATGGCGTGGTGCTGATCGACCCCGAGGGCGTAGTCACCCATATCAACGAGATCGCCTCGCTCATCCTCGACATCGCGCCGCGCGAGGCGCTGGGCAGTCCGTTCGACGATCTGAGCAGCAACTCGCCGCATTACCTGCGTGTGCGCGACGCGCTGCGCGGACTCAGGCGCGCAGCGCCCGAAGTTCCGCGCACCGAAGTGCAGCTCCACGTGCGCGGGCGCGATCACTCCTACGTGCTCAAGCCGATCGCGCTGCGCCGGGACGACACCGATGGCGTTTTCGGCACGCTGCTCATCCTCCAGGACGTAACCTACCTGCGCGACCAGGACCGCGCGCGCTCCAACCTGATCGAGACGCTCTCGCACGAGCTGCGCACACCGCTGACTTCGCTCACGCTCTCCGCGCAATTGCTGCAGCGTGATGAGGTCTCGCTCGAGCCGCGCCAGCGCGAACTGCTGCGCACCATCCTCGAGGAGTGCGCGCGGATGAAGCAGCTCACCGACAACCTGCTTGGCCTTGCCCGCGGCGAATTGGGCTCGATCTCGCTCGCCCGTAAGCGCCTGGACCTGGCGCGCATCACCGACGAAGTCATCGGCCGCTTCGCCCTCCAGCTCGAAGACAAGCACGTGCGGCTCGATAAGCATGTCGAGGCGGTGCCGCAGGTCACCGGCGACCCGGTCAAGCTGTCGTGGTTGGTCTCCAACCTGATCGGCAACGCGCTGCGCTACACGCCCGCCGGTGGACGGATCGAGGTCGCGACCAGCTCGGCTGACGACACCGTGCGCCTTGAGGTCGCCGACTCCGGCCCCGGCATCGCGCCCGAGCTGCGCGACTACATCTTCGAACGCTTCGCGCAGTACGGCGCCGACGGCGAGAAGAAAGGCTCGGCCGGGCTCGGGCTGGCGATCGTCAAAGACATCGTGATGGCGCACAGCGGAAGAATTTTCGTGACCGGCAACACGCCCCACGGCAGCCGCTTCGTCGTTCAGCTGCCCGCAACGCGGGAGGCATGA
- a CDS encoding universal stress protein: MDEERPEPESFLDLVAQSPKGRLKIYIGAAAGVGKTWRMLEEAHQLREHGVDVVLGLIETHGRAETLTKVGDLEVIPRRRVEYRGTTVEEMDLDATLARKPEVVVVDELAHTNVPGSKHEKRYQDVEELLAAGINVITAMNIQHVESLNPLMKRLTGVDVRETVPDSFLARADQVVNVDITAEALRERLREGKIYPPPQVEQALRSFFKPSNLASLREIALREVARGLCRQREDREALQREGGRRAQPAERVMVGLSSNPHAARELLRKACRIAGQLGADWYAVHVETPAESVSRISTRDFVALLDNINLASDLGAESVWLKSDNVTQALLDFARTHGITKIVLGRTHQPLWRRLLGRDITKRLLEEAVDFDVEVVAIQAGEER, translated from the coding sequence ATGGACGAGGAGCGGCCTGAGCCTGAATCATTTCTCGACCTGGTCGCCCAGTCGCCGAAGGGCAGGCTCAAGATTTATATCGGTGCCGCAGCGGGCGTGGGCAAGACCTGGCGGATGCTGGAGGAAGCGCATCAACTCCGCGAGCACGGCGTCGATGTGGTGCTCGGGCTGATCGAGACCCACGGCCGCGCCGAAACGCTGACCAAGGTTGGAGACCTCGAAGTGATCCCGCGCCGGCGCGTCGAGTATCGCGGCACGACGGTGGAGGAGATGGACCTGGACGCGACTTTGGCGCGCAAGCCTGAGGTCGTGGTGGTCGACGAACTTGCGCACACCAACGTCCCCGGCTCCAAGCACGAGAAACGCTACCAGGACGTCGAGGAACTGCTCGCCGCGGGCATCAACGTAATCACTGCGATGAATATCCAGCACGTCGAGAGTTTGAACCCGCTGATGAAGCGGCTCACCGGGGTCGACGTGCGTGAGACCGTGCCCGACAGCTTTCTAGCCCGCGCCGACCAGGTGGTCAATGTCGACATCACCGCCGAGGCGCTGCGCGAGCGGCTGCGCGAGGGCAAAATCTACCCGCCGCCGCAGGTCGAACAGGCGTTGCGCAGCTTTTTCAAGCCCAGCAACCTGGCCTCGCTGCGCGAGATCGCGCTGCGTGAGGTCGCGCGCGGGCTCTGCCGCCAGCGCGAGGATCGCGAGGCGCTCCAGCGCGAGGGCGGACGCCGCGCCCAGCCGGCCGAGCGGGTGATGGTCGGGCTATCGTCCAATCCGCACGCCGCGCGCGAGCTGCTGCGCAAGGCCTGCCGCATCGCCGGCCAGCTTGGCGCCGACTGGTATGCCGTGCATGTTGAGACTCCGGCCGAGTCGGTCAGCCGCATCAGCACTCGCGACTTCGTGGCCCTGCTTGACAACATCAACCTCGCCAGCGATCTCGGCGCCGAAAGCGTGTGGCTTAAATCGGACAACGTGACGCAGGCGCTGCTGGACTTCGCCCGTACGCACGGGATCACCAAGATCGTGCTCGGCCGCACGCATCAGCCGCTGTGGCGCCGTCTGCTCGGGCGCGACATCACCAAGCGCCTGCTCGAGGAGGCGGTCGACTTCGACGTTGAAGTCGTGGCCATCCAGGCCGGGGAAGAGCGATGA